The Allocoleopsis franciscana PCC 7113 genome window below encodes:
- a CDS encoding ParB/RepB/Spo0J family partition protein: protein MSRRKRSPQPYQIKGVDALFGEQSSTEEAAQRIPLSQIRLPQAQPRRYFEPQAMQSLVESVKQHGILSPLLVRPKGQDLYELVAGERRYRAAVSAGLDEVSVVIRELTDEDALQLALLENLQREDLNPLEETEGILQLLALKLNQTPESAIALLNAAAHPERNSVDNVIHSPEWQTVIDVFTSVGKFTPESFRTNRLPLLNLPDDIKEALRSGRLSYTKARAIARVKGQLERQELLDAAISEDLSLNEIKDRIKSLQPTNVTLDEGQPASLKSRVDKAYAKIKKSKIWDDPKKKRQLEKLLAQLEALCVKV from the coding sequence ATGAGTCGAAGAAAGCGATCTCCTCAGCCTTATCAAATCAAGGGAGTCGATGCTCTATTTGGAGAACAATCCTCCACTGAGGAAGCGGCTCAACGGATTCCTCTGTCCCAAATTCGCTTACCCCAAGCACAGCCCCGCCGCTACTTCGAGCCACAGGCGATGCAGTCTCTCGTCGAGTCCGTCAAACAACACGGGATTCTCTCACCCCTGCTCGTTCGCCCCAAAGGACAAGACTTGTACGAACTGGTTGCCGGGGAACGGCGCTATCGAGCCGCTGTTTCTGCCGGACTCGATGAAGTCTCCGTCGTCATCCGGGAACTGACAGATGAAGATGCCCTGCAACTTGCTCTTTTAGAAAACCTCCAGCGTGAAGACCTCAATCCGCTTGAGGAAACCGAAGGCATCCTGCAACTGTTGGCGTTGAAATTAAACCAAACCCCTGAGTCGGCGATCGCCCTGCTCAATGCCGCTGCACACCCGGAACGAAATTCTGTGGATAACGTTATCCACAGTCCGGAATGGCAGACGGTGATTGACGTTTTCACCTCAGTCGGAAAGTTTACCCCAGAGAGTTTCCGAACCAATCGCCTCCCCTTACTCAATCTTCCAGACGACATTAAAGAGGCGCTTCGCTCTGGTCGCCTTAGCTATACCAAAGCTAGAGCGATCGCACGAGTTAAAGGTCAGCTTGAGCGCCAGGAGCTATTGGACGCGGCTATCTCTGAAGATTTATCCCTCAATGAAATAAAAGACCGCATCAAGAGCCTTCAGCCCACCAATGTAACGCTCGATGAGGGACAACCTGCCTCCCTCAAAAGCCGTGTGGATAAAGCTTACGCCAAAATCAAGAAGTCCAAAATTTGGGATGACCCCAAAAAAAAGCGGCAACTGGAAAAACTCTTGGCTCAACTGGAAGCGCTATGCGTGAAAGTGTAG
- a CDS encoding Uma2 family endonuclease, producing the protein MVREAIAGWEPPMPPTDLIFDDGEPLETNRHRNAMNVLINSINQAYSDRNDFFAGGNMFIYYSSAQARNRDFRGPDFFVVLNIDGSYPRQGWVVWEENGRYPDVIVELMSPSTAQIDTGAKKDLYEQVFRTRDYFVFNPFDPDSLQGWSLDAADRYQPLTPNEQGWLWSETLGLWLGTWSGTLYRETAVWLRFYNETGNLVPLPEEAAGQQGLQQGAMRQLLRLLTTRFGTVTPEVELLLQALDVNQLEDLVEVALSVDSLEQFASHLS; encoded by the coding sequence ATGGTAAGAGAAGCGATCGCGGGTTGGGAACCCCCCATGCCGCCCACTGATTTAATTTTCGATGACGGTGAACCCTTGGAAACGAATCGCCACCGCAATGCCATGAACGTCCTGATTAATTCCATCAATCAGGCGTACTCTGACCGCAATGATTTCTTTGCGGGGGGTAATATGTTCATCTACTACAGCAGTGCTCAAGCCAGGAATCGAGACTTTAGAGGGCCAGATTTTTTTGTTGTCCTCAATATTGATGGTTCCTACCCTCGTCAAGGTTGGGTGGTCTGGGAAGAAAATGGACGTTACCCCGATGTCATCGTCGAACTGATGTCGCCCTCGACGGCCCAGATAGATACAGGAGCGAAAAAAGATCTTTACGAGCAGGTGTTTAGAACGAGGGATTACTTTGTTTTTAACCCGTTTGACCCGGATTCGTTGCAGGGTTGGAGTTTGGATGCAGCTGACCGCTATCAGCCACTGACACCCAACGAGCAAGGCTGGCTTTGGAGTGAGACGTTAGGCTTGTGGTTGGGAACGTGGTCGGGAACGCTCTACCGAGAGACAGCGGTGTGGTTGCGCTTTTATAACGAGACGGGTAATCTTGTCCCCTTGCCAGAGGAAGCGGCAGGGCAGCAAGGACTCCAACAGGGTGCAATGAGGCAGTTGTTACGTTTGCTCACGACTCGCTTTGGGACGGTTACACCAGAAGTGGAGCTTCTCTTGCAAGCACTTGATGTCAATCAACTGGAAGATTTGGTGGAGGTAGCACTCTCTGTGGATTCCTTGGAGCAATTCGCCAGCCATTTGTCTTGA